TAAGTACGAATGTTTTTTTTACCAAGGGAAGGTCATTATTAACTACCTCTAAAGGACAAAACTTAGAAATAACAACTTTGGAAGTATTGGGAATAAGACAATGTTTTTTGCGTTTGAAGAAAGTACTTTTTATGGCAGTGTGACCGTAGAGAAACAAAATACTGGTATTGCAAACTGGTACTTTCGAGATTTTTTGACGCGTGTTCTGACAGCTTTCCCGGCAACTTGTGAATAAAACTATAAAGCAAACGGAGTCAAACGGATTTTGTAAAAACCTCTTCGAAAGCCGAGTTTATTGGTAATATTGACAGTATAATATTCAAACACAAGTGCGATATCAGATGGAGGACTTCAGCGACTCAGACTGTTCTAGTGAATCGGAGCAGTTCCCTAGGATCATTTCCGTACCCGTGTTCAGGCTCCACTCGAACTTCAGCGCACACAGTTCCGTGGTAAGTTCATGTCCCCCAGCTCCAGATCCTGATCCATTGGCTATACACTTCTTTTGACAGGAGGAACTGGCTATGGAGAACCGCCGCACCTCGAACAATTACAGGGTATCAGAGCGCAGCCACAGCACCATCTCCGTGTTCGCGGCCAGTTCCACTGCAGACAGCGGTTCCCCTGTAAGTATTAGTTAGCCAGCTCGTGCGGGATCATAAAATCTATGCCAGAGTAACATACGAGTTACATATTACCTCTTGATTGAATAGGGGCAACCTCCAAACGAGTATTCCGGCGACTCGGACAGTTCTAGCAGCTCCCGTTCCAGCGCCAGCCGCGCCTGTGTAAGTTCCCGTCCCGTAGTTGCCAAGTGGGTACAGAATCCATGTGTTATAATAGGACTTCATCGTACAGGTGCGGGGTGCAATGGCGTATTCCAGCGACTCGGAGCCGTCCAGCATCAGTTCCAATGAAACCTCTTCTTCGTCCAGCAACAGCTCCAGCCTGAGCTCCAACTTGAGCTCCGACATGGCCTCAACTTCAATGGGGAGACGTAGACAGTATGAACCGAAGCCGAATGAGCAGGACTCTGATTCTAGCGAGGATGTTCCTCCGAACAAACGGATGAGATCCGATTCCGGGGATTCCTACGTGCCCTACAACTGCCCCGTGTGCCTGGAAGACGTCCGGGAGAGGGAACCAGTGTCCACTAATTGTGGCCACGTTTTCTGCAAAGACTGCATTGAGCGAGCTGTCGCCACTGGGAGGATGTGCCCATTGTGCGGACTTGATGAACCTGAATTTCATCGAATTTTCTTGTAAGACGTGATATAGAAATATCCAAGTATCGTAGTATGATAGAAATCATACtacgttttattttattcagtAATACGGGTTGTGCTTAACACGTAAAACTGTGCAATCTTGCTAAAATATAATCTCACCTGAAGAAACTGTTGCTCTATCATAGCACTTATGGAAGGTAACATCCCCCAGAAACACAATGCAATCgcaaactaaaactaaaatataagAAGGCAGACAACTTTTGCCATAAAACATGGCGCAAGGACACACTTATACTCGCAGAGAACCCCAGAAAAATGGAAGCACTTCTACAGGGGGCAACATTGGCAAAGCAATGAAAATTCCGACCTACCGCAATAAATTCCGCGGGAAAAACAAAGCGAGCGATGCCAAAATGAGAGTGAAACGGCCagctcaaacacacacacacgcacatgaATTTAGAGAACTGGAATCACCACCTTAGACACGGCGCTGTAAATCGCGCTTATCCAAAACACAACATGGCATCAGGAGGCAATGGagattcagtttcagtttcattcAAAGATTGAATAGGCAAAGGGGGGCGTTCGTTCCTCCCCTACATCAACAACCTTTGACCTGACACAATGCTCTACATTCTATGTTTTTGTTCGAGTTGCGAGTTCGAATCGCGACTGCGCAATGATCCTGAAGACCGAACAGCTGTTCTACGCAAGACCCTTACCTAGGACAACATGTGCATCCTTATGGGCGTCTGGTCCTTGCAGCCTCAACCCCGAATAGCTGAGGCAGGCCATCCATGTTTTCATACGTAATCCGCCTGCCAGGTTGGATATATTctgttaattttgtattttaattcattttattactGAACAcccataataataaaattctttATGTATACGAGAGCTTGGGAGTTTTAGCCCCTGCCAAGGAAAAGGGATTTCTAAGAACATATACCTCCAGCAGTCTTTGAAAGAAGCTTGATCTCGGAAGAGGCTTATTACTGCATGCTGCCTTAGTAATGCCTATGATAGCGGTTTCAGACAATTTTTCCAGTGGGCGCTTCACCAACCGCAGGGACACGAGCTGCAGCCACCACAAGGACCGCAGCAAGGACTACAGCAACCTCCACAGGGACCGCATCCGCAATAGGGAGTTCCTCCCATCGAAGGAGCCAGGCAGCCGGGTGGTCAGGGTCCCACGTAGAAGGGATCGAAGCTGCAGCAAAGCATCAGAACCATCTTGAAagttttggatttttggatttggccaAGAACACTCGCGAATCACTTCTGGAATCTGCAGATCTGCAGgctcaaattaaaattctaaATTCGTAGCCAAGGACTAACTTCAACTTGAAGTTAGTCCTTGGCTACGAATTTAGAATTTTAGTTCaattttgcatattattttgttgtgttcTATTTTAGGAAAGAGATGTGTTCAGTCCAAGCTGTTCAAAATGAATGAGTTCGTCCGGTTTCGAATCACACAAAGCCCACAACAAAAGTGAAGTTTATTTCCAAGGCCGACTAGAGAATACtaaaaattttcttttacatTCTGATAGCCTCCTCCATTCGACATCGTTGCTGAATAGATCCTACTCCTCTTCCGATAAATCTGCCGGAGGCGGAGCTTCCTGTTTTACTACCACCTGCTCCGGGTCCGTTTTATCTTTTTCGTCTTCCTTCGAGGAACCCTCGGAAGTCCGTTCAGCCGGAAACTTTGGTAGCAATGGCCCTATCAAGGCACACGCCTTGCCGCCAATGCTTTGTACCACGGAGCAGGCGCCATCCATGCGGTCGCCCTCCACCAGCGGAGTTTCCCCCTCGACGGCGGACAGCTGATCCGCCACTGGACCACCGCGGCTCACAAGGTCAGCAATCGGATCACGGGATTGGTTAAACACCATGCCAGCTACTTGAGTTACCGATCGGGTCACCACCCAGAACATGGCCACTATGCCCGCAACACCGATGGCCGTGTGCACCGTTTCCATGTCTTCGGCGAAGGAGCAGGATCTTCTGGGGGATCAGGAGGGTCGATGTGGGATTTTTGGCTCGTCCACGATGACAACTAATTCTGGGGCTACTCTCCAGCCATCGCCGAGATGGTATCGTAGGTGGAACGGGCCAGATTTCGGATACTTCGCGAAATTCCATTCATCAGGACGTTGATGTCATCCGAATTGACCACCGGCTCCTGGTCGACATAGTGCTCCGGCGCTGGATCGTTCACAATCAAGACTATTTTACGAACGGGCTGAATCAAGCCGGATACATCGATCACGGGCTCCGTCTCCTGGTGGCCAACCTGAAATGCCTGATGCATGATGATCACCAGTTGGCGGATAACTGGCACCACGCAATCGAGGACGCTGATTGCCATTGGGGCCAGTACGTGGTGTACCACGTGATCCACAGACGATGGCATGACCAGTGTCGACGGTCAATCCAAGACActtgaattttgaatttcgaatttggaaaactattttcaaacaaattgTGATGCGAATTCGAATTTGAAATCTAAGTCATTTCGATTGGATTACGTATCATTTCCCCCGCAATTTTCCACAGTTGATGGtgaatcaattttatttttgttgtacatATCTGTATGAGGGGTGAATTGTTGTGCGGTGTCGAAGTTTATTCAGATTTGTTCCCGAAATTATTCTTGCTTTTTCTTGCATTTTCGTGCATTTATGTAGGTACTCGTCGTCAATAGCTGCTATAGCAACGACTATGCCAGCCACCGGGGGTGTATCCTTTATAGATGTCGAAGTTACAGGGACAAACTGCGCATCTCGGGTAGGGGCCAATGTAGAAGGGGTTTATGGCGGGGGTCCAAGGATGACTTAGGTAAACCATTTTAAGCACTCGAAAGATGTCTGCAGagcttatttttaaaatatatttctacaTTTTCTCTTCCAACAACTCACCAGAAATGCAAGAAAAATACgggaaattaaaacaaatgtttgGCCAGAACAACACGTTTGGTGtttgaattttgaataaagaaatggaaatagtgtttttgtgttattttgttGACACTTAAATCCAGAGTGCTGCAAacttatttatctttatttagGTAGaccacatatgtatataataaaaaagtagGCCACtcattttgattgcttttatTGTTCATTTGCTGATTAGACATTTTTGcttattactatttttttttttttttttttttttaataattttttcaatataatttgAATCAATGTTTATATTGCTCAAGTTGTCTATTTTTGGAAGTTCTTTGCAGCACTGCCTTTTCTCCACTATTGCTGCCCCTGGGGCTTCGGTTTTTTTTCGGCCTTCTGTTTCAGTGGCTGCCTCGCCGTGTCCTTGTTGGGTTGTGGGGCGGGATTGCATCGGGGTAGCTGGGACTCCGGGCAAACTCCGCACTCCGGAACCGTGCAGTGGCCCTCCTCCAGGCAATCCGGGTCACAGCAGGGTGGATCGGGTCCAATGTAGCCAGGATTAAATATGCAAGGCATGCTGCAGCACCTCCACTTCCAAAACGAAGGTCGAGGCagatggcagtggcagtggcaaatTGGGTCCTACTTTATAGATTTTGTGAATTTACATAGATGCTAACTGGGTGCAGTTTTCGGGCCGAGTGTGGCTCATAAATGTTCTCATTTCCATGGGTTTTAGAACACAATGGCACGGGTAACTAGATGCCCGAGTGGCGCAAATCTCTGAACAAAGCTAGTTAAATTCGTCCGAACATCGATGCAAATAACTCCCACATTGAACTCTGCCACCCAAAATCCGAATTAAAGCCCAATCGCCCCGTAAATCACCGGTTAGTGCGTGCAAAACGCTTATAATTATTTCATAATCGGGCAACACTTCAGTTTTATGGTGACAAAAGCCTGCGGAAAgacaactgcaactgcggGCCATCGAAACTGGGGCACCGAAGCTGAAATGGCTGCAGGcacaaatatgaaatttaagTTGAAATTAATGAATAATTAAGCTGCTTTGGGCAGACACTCGCAGCGGAAGTACAACATTTGCATAGCTAACACAATGAACTACATACGGCCGGCCGGACAAGACTTGCCCGTTCATAAATTagatatgcaaatgccaatgtgaatgcgaatgcgaatggaaAACTAACGGCAATTCCTTTGTCaattaatcaatcaatcaacgCAGCCGCTCGCTGCGATCCAGAAAGCGATGCGGAAATCACTTGTCCCACATATCTCCGCCCCCGCCCAGGAACTCCATCCATCCCAGGCATTCCCCCTGGCCTTCATCTGGCTGCATCCCGCTGCATCTCGCTGCATCTCCATTCATCTACATCACGCATGCCAATTTGCTGCAGCACGGTTTTTGATTGCCCGCTAAGTTGGGAGCGCTGTGAGCCCCCATCGAAGCTTATCCCCCGGTTTAAGGCGATGGCAGAGTCATTAGCATCAAAGGGCCACGGTGACATGACCAGCGCTCCTGGCAGCTCATCTGCACAGTGGTCTCTTGAGGGTCCAATGTGATTATTCAAAACTAGTTAGGTTAATAGGTGTGTTTTCAGCTCGGAAAATATACACAtctaataaacaaaaaggggCCAACATTTTTATCAAATGGTTTGTTACATagaaattcattttgttttcacCCAAACCCCCAAATgtttgaaacaaaatataagtCTTATTTTGCATTCGCCCCACTGTGCAGCGTGGCGGCGTTCAATGTCGCCGGCTGCAGCCATCAAAGTCGTGTGCACTATTTGtgtaatttatattcaaaGCGTAACGTGGTGCGGCGAGTGCGTGTGCGGGTGGGTGGGGCAGCGGGTGGTCAGTGGGCGTTGGGGCGGAGTGCCAGGGGGACGGTCCGCTTGGTGGCTTTGGGACCGGTCACTCCGAGCGAAAGAGCTCTCCCTTGGGCACCTTGGCTGCTTCCAGTGCCACTGAACTAAGTGCAGTCGCGCGAACTGCTTTTAAGTGGCGTTGACGATGTTGGTCGCTGGCAAGCGATGAAGTGTGGGGGGAAGTATTTGGTTTCTCGGGTCAAGTAGAAGAACCCACTCCCTCTACCAACTATGAACTTAAATATTGATGTTTGCTCATTTATTACTCAttcttaaatttctattaTTGAACCCACTCCCTCTATCACCTatgaacttaaatatttattctacAATTGATATACAATCTAAGGGATCTATAACCAATGTGGCATAGAATATCACGCTCCTTTTGCAATACATTTCTCTCGGTGTAGCCCTTAGATGGCACCCATCCACGCTTCGACATTGTCTATCCGACTTCCGTTGGTCGGACGTAGTTCTATTACTTCTCGGACTCCGTTTCTGGTTTTAATAACTCAAGTTCGAGCCCAAGTAGGCACACGCGCTGGAGCCACTTGTGCCGTCGTAACTGTTTGAGAAATGTATGGGAGGCCTGACAAAGTGACCGGAAGATGATACTGCAATAAAAAATGAGCACCCGCACAGCGACAGGGAACACCATCTAATGTTTGGCTTGGAAATAGAAAACCAAGTGCTGGAAACGAACATGACCCGTGTTTTATATGCTCTGCGAGTTGTTGGATTTTCACTACTAGtagttttttttgtcttttttgttagccatttatttacaaatgaaCAATATTTATGGCCTCTTTTTGAAAGAGTTGCGCGCACATATATCTGTGTATATAGTTTGGGTTCCTATGCGATGGGGTCAGACTTCCGTCACAGCCAAAACATGGAAACGATCTCTTCATACTCGTACATAGTAGTGTCTAttattttgtggttttatttcggttttatACGCGCCGCATACCAACCATCGATTATGAATTACAAACTCTGCACGGATGGCAATCAGAATGGGTTTTGTTGAATAAATAATTCTAATTTGCCGGCAATTATGGACTGTCAAATACGATTGTCCACTGATATGTTTTCGATGGTCGCGGAAAGTGTGAACTGAAgaacaattaatttatttatagttttgtGGTTTCCAAATGgagtataaataaatgtcaTTTTAGGTTCGGTTGACGTATTTGTCTAAGCccattacaatttaaatttgcttacGTATGccacccaaaaataaaatgttcaaACTTTATTGTATACTTTTGTGTAGAAAGAAATCATTTTTTCTTCAGAGAGCCCTGCATGCGTATGAATTCATCAATGTTAATCAGGCAAAATACTCATGGATAAGAAATCTAGATCTGTGAAAGCCAATTGGATTTATTGCTGCATAAGTAGCTGAAATTATTCCCAGCCTCTTATTACTGCCAGCAAGTTGCAATTAGTGTTGTCATGGGAAGAATTTATGAGGAGCAATTGCAGAGGCCAGAACAGGAACCCTAAACGGCGGCACTTAGGCGATCATAACTTTACCCGTGATAAATCGAACTGGAATAGCCTGCAGAGATTCCGGATTCTGGCCATGCAAAGCAACTGGCCAAGAGCACAAAGGCGGTAACAAAGGGGACGGCGGCCAAAGAActtggagcagctgctgccgctgaaaGGCGAGACCGCTGAATGAATTGGGCTGTCGTTGTCTTGGCAATCAGCGCTACCGGGCATAGAAAGTTAACACACCCGAAACCGGCTTCGGTTTCAGTCGATGCAGCCAGTTGAATTTGCCAGTTGCCACACTGCAAAAATGATTAGACTCTCTAATAAGTAAAACTTCTATAGATAAAAGCCATGTAAGACAAAGCTGCACAGTTTTAAATGGTATTTgaggaattaaaaataaaataaattaaattaaaaaaaaaacaattaattagtTGTGAAGCACTCGTGTTCTCAGTG
This sequence is a window from Drosophila teissieri strain GT53w chromosome 2R, Prin_Dtei_1.1, whole genome shotgun sequence. Protein-coding genes within it:
- the LOC122612703 gene encoding uncharacterized protein LOC122612703, yielding METVHTAIGVAGIVAMFWVVTRSVTQVAGMVFNQSRDPIADLVSRGGPVADQLSAVEGETPLVEGDRMDGACSVVQSIGGKACALIGPLLPKFPAERTSEGSSKEDEKDKTDPEQVVVKQEAPPPADLSEEE
- the LOC122612708 gene encoding uncharacterized protein LOC122612708, which encodes MVYLSHPWTPAINPFYIGPYPRCAVCPCNFDIYKGYTPGGWHSRCYSSY
- the LOC122612702 gene encoding LON peptidase N-terminal domain and RING finger protein 3, which translates into the protein MEDFSDSDCSSESEQFPRIISVPVFRLHSNFSAHSSVEELAMENRRTSNNYRVSERSHSTISVFAASSTADSGSPGQPPNEYSGDSDSSSSSRSSASRACVRGAMAYSSDSEPSSISSNETSSSSSNSSSLSSNLSSDMASTSMGRRRQYEPKPNEQDSDSSEDVPPNKRMRSDSGDSYVPYNCPVCLEDVREREPVSTNCGHVFCKDCIERAVATGRMCPLCGLDEPEFHRIFL
- the LOC122612705 gene encoding uncharacterized protein LOC122612705 → MPSSVDHVVHHVLAPMAISVLDCVVPVIRQLVIIMHQAFQVGHQETEPVIDVSGLIQPVRKIVLIVNDPAPEHYVDQEPVVNSDDINVLMNGISRSIRNLARSTYDTISAMAGE
- the LOC122612706 gene encoding uncharacterized protein LOC122612706 — its product is MPCIFNPGYIGPDPPCCDPDCLEEGHCTVPECGVCPESQLPRCNPAPQPNKDTARQPLKQKAEKKPKPQGQQ
- the LOC122612707 gene encoding LOW QUALITY PROTEIN: male-specific sperm protein Mst84Dd (The sequence of the model RefSeq protein was modified relative to this genomic sequence to represent the inferred CDS: substituted 1 base at 1 genomic stop codon) — its product is MVLMLCCSFDPFYVGPXPPGCLAPSMGGTPYCGCGPCGGCCSPCCGPCGGCSSCPCGW